Proteins encoded by one window of Dendropsophus ebraccatus isolate aDenEbr1 chromosome 4, aDenEbr1.pat, whole genome shotgun sequence:
- the CKAP5 gene encoding cytoskeleton-associated protein 5 isoform X2, with product MGDDSEWMKLPVDQKCEHKVWKARLNGYEEAMKLFQKIVDEKSPEWSKYLGLIKKFVTESNAVAQLKGLEAALVYIENAHVAGKTTGEVVSGVVNKVFNQPKARAKELGSDICLMYIEIEKGETVQEELLKGLDNKNPKIVVACVETLRRALSEFGSKIMSLKPIIKVLPKLFESREKAVRDEAKLLAVEIYRWIRDALRPPLQNINPVQLKELEEEWVKIPPSAPKQTRFLRSQQDLKAKFEQQQAGGEAEGEEEDEVVPQVDAYELLEAVEILSKLPKDFYDKIEAKKWQERKEALEAVEILVKNPKIEAGDYADLVRALKKVVGKDSNVMLVALAAKCLAGLAAGLRKKFGSYAGQVVPTILEKFKEKKPQVVQALQEAIDAIFLTTTLQNISEDILAVMDNKNPTIKQQTSLFLARSFRHCTPTTLPKSLLKPFCAALLKQINDSAPEVRDAAFEALGTAQKVVGEKAVNPFLADVDKLKLDRIKECADKVELASGKKAGSGEKKETKAAAAAKAAPPSAANEKDTKEVAKPGMATKKAPPSKAGGPVKKAKAPASAGGGAKGKKAGEVKEVFEQELSPEACEEKAGAVLPATCMQQLDSSNWKERLASMEEFQKAVESMERSDIPCQALVKMLAKKPGFKETNFQVMQMKLHIVALIAQKGNFSKTSANVVLDGLVDKVGDVKCGGNAKEALSAIAEACTLPWTAEQVVSLAFAQKNPKNQSETLNWLSNAIKEFGFTGLNVKAFISNVKTALAATNPAIRTSAITLLGVMFLYMGAPLRIFFEEEKPALLSQIDAEFEKMKGQTPPAPTRGSVKSGAGGDDGDEGEEQDEDSPPADVMDLLPRSDISDKISSDLVSKIGDKNWKIRKEGLDEVTTILTEAKFILPNIGELPSALKGRLNDSNKILVQQTLGILQQLATAIGPNIKQHVKNLGMSIITVLGDSKANVRATALSTLHSWVEQTGMKEWLEGEDLSEELKKENPFLRQELLGWLTVKLPTLRTVPSDLQLCVPYLYACLEDRNGDVRKKAQEVLPMFMMHIGFEKMSKATGKLKPASKDQVLAMLEKAKASMPAKPAPPAGKTSSKPAGGSAPPSAPAAAVCDSGPPPSESKPDPKKTRPGVPASKGKTQSVSSEGNTSMTPTKVNTSMSKAKSAKQAIVSAKKVPSKPSAKDEEDRSGPIYIIVPNGKEQRVKEEKALKVLKWNFPAPRDEYIEQLKTQMSTCLAKWLQDELFHADFQRHIKALAVMTDHLETEKEGVMSCLDLILKWFTLRFFDTNTSVLMKVLEYLKLLFTMLSQEEYHFTELEATSFIPYLLLKVGEPKDIVRKDVRAILTKMCQVYPASKMFNFVMEGIKSKNSKQRAECLEELGCLVESYGVNVCQPTPAKALKEIAVHIGDRDTTVRNAALNTIVAVYNVHGEQVFKLIGNLSEKDLSMLEERIKRAGKKQTAAAPAKPPEEKPQRAQSANASLLRKAPPEDMSSKLNQARNMGGHPEPTHTVPREFQLDLDEIENDNGTVRCEMPALVQHKLDEIFEPVLIPEPKIRAVSPHFDDMHSNTASTINFVISQVASGDINTSIQALAQIDEVLRQEDKAEAMSGHIDQFLIATFMQLRLIYNTHMADERLDKDDIVRLYSCIIGNMISLFHMESLAREASTGVLKDLMHGLITLMLDSRVEDLEEGQQVVRSVNLLVVKVLEKSDQTNILSALLVLLQDSLLATASSPKFSELVMKCLWRMIRLLPEAINNINLDRILLDIHNFMRVLPKEKLKQHKSELPMRTLKTLLHTLCKLKGPKIMDHLSMIENKHESELEVHLLRVMKHSMDGTGSKSDKETEKGASRTEKVSKANVSDFLAEIFKKIGSKENTKEGLAELYEYKKQYSDADIEPFLKNTSQFFQSYVERGLRLIEMEREGKARITASTGMTPHMTEINTAPTVTTSAPPATNANGEEVGPSVYLERLKILRQKCGLDNAKQDERPPLSSLLSKTSTPSVVSSTDMLHSKLSQLRESREQFQHLDLDSNQTLASTTSSTSSSATTANIDDLKKRLERIKSSRK from the exons TTAAAAGGCCTGGAGGCTGCACTTGTGTACATAGAGAATGCACATGTCGCTGGAAA GACTACGGGTGAGGTGGTTTCTGGCGTTGTAAACAAAGTATTTAATCAGCCAAAAGCCAGAGCAAAGGAGCTAGGGTCTGACATCTGCCTGATGTACATAGAAATAGAGAAGGGTGAGACTGTACAGGAGGAGCTGCTGAAAGGCCTAGATAATAAGAATCCAAAGATTGTGGTTGCCTGTGTGGAGACCCTGCGGAGAGCCCTGAG TGAATTTGGTTCCAAAATAATGTCCCTGAAGccaattattaaagtattgccaaAGCTTTTTGAGTCTCGAGAGAAAGCTGTCAGAGATGAAGCCAAGCTCCTTGCTGTGGAGATCTATCGTTGGATCAGAGATGCTCTGAGGCCACCTCTACAGAATATTAATCCAGTGCAG CTTAAAGAATTAGAGGAGGAATGGGTGAAGATTCCACCATCCGCTCCCAAGCAGACCCGTTTCCTGCGCTCACAGCAAGACCTCAAGGCAAAGTTTGAACAGCAGCAGGCAGGTGGAGAAGCTGAAG GGGAAGAAGAAGATGAAGTTGTGCCACAGGTTGATGCATATGAGCTGCTTGAAGCTGTTGAAATTCTCTCCAAATTGCCGAAAGATTTCTACGATAAAATA GAGGCCAAAAAGTGGCAGGAGAGAAAGGAGGCTTTGGAAGCTGTGGAGATCCTTGTCAAAAACCCCAAAATCGAGGCTGGTGACTATGCAGATCTTGTGAGAGCTCTTAAAAAG GTGGTTGGCAAAGACTCCAATGTAATGCTTGTAGCACTAGCTGCCAAATGCTTAGCAGGGCTAGCTGCTGGACTCAGGAAGAAGTTTGGCTCGTATGCTGGCCAA GTTGTGCCAACTATATTAGAAAAGTTTAAGGAAAAGAAGCCCCAAGTAGTGCAAGCTCTACAGGAGGCAATTGATGCCATATTTCTCACA ACAACACTACAGAACATAAGTGAAGATATACTTGCTGTAATGGATAACAAGAACCCAACAATAAAGCAACAAACCTCCCTGTTCCTTGCAAGGAGCTTTCGCCACTGCACACCCACCACTCTTCCCAAAAGTCTCCTAAAGCCATTCTGTGCAGCACTCCTGAAG CAAATCAATGATTCTGCACCGGAAGTGAGAGATGCCGCCTTTGAAGCACTGGGTACAGCTCAAAAAGTAGTTGGAGAAAAAGCGGTCAACCCATTTCTTGCTGATGTGGACAAACTGAAGCTTGATAGG ATCAAAGAATGTGCCGACAAGGTTGAATTAGCCAGTGGCAAAAAGGCAGGATCTGGAGAGAAGAAAGAAACTAAAGCAGCTGCTGCTGCAAAAGCTGCGCCTCCAAGTGCAGCTAATGAAAAGGATACAAAGGAGGTGGCCAAACCAGGAATGGCAACTAAAAAAGCACCGCCTTCCAAG GCTGGAGGTCCTGTGAAGAAGGCTAAAGCCCCAGCATCTGCAGGTGGAGGTGCTAAGGGGAAGAAGGCTGGTGAAGTGAAAGAGGTGTTTGAACAAGAGCTCTCG CCTGAGGCCTGTGAAGAGAAAGCAGGAGCAGTTCTCCCTGCAACTTGCATGCAGCAGCTGGACAGTAGTAACTGGAAGGAAAGATTGGCAAGCATGGAGGAATTCCAGAAG GCTGTTGAATCAATGGAACGGAGTGATATACCCTGCCAAGCACTGGTGAAAATGTTAGCCAAGAAACCAGGTTTTAAAGAAACAAACTTCCAG GTCATGCAGATGAAGTTGCACATTGTGGCTCTCATTGCTCAGAAAGGCAACTTTTCAAAAACGTCTGCCAATGTGGTTCTGGATGGGCTTGTAGACAAAGTTGGAGATGTAAAATGTGGAGGTAATGCCAAGGAAGCTCTTAGTGCCATTGCCGAGGCCTGTACACTCCCTTGGACAGCTGAACAG GTTGTCTCTCTGGCTTTTGCACAGAAAAATCCTAAGAACCAATCAGAAACCCTGAACTGGCTTTCTAATGCAATAAAAGAGTTTGGATTTACAGG GCTAAATGTCAAAGCGTTCATCAGCAATGTAAAGACTGCTCTTGCTGCCACAAACCCT GCTATCAGAACTTCTGCCATCACATTGCTGGGTGTCATGTTTTTATATATGGGAGCTCCGCTGCGAATTTTTTTTGAAGAAGAAAAGCCGGCTCTTCTTTCTCAAATTGATGCAGAGTTTGAGAAG ATGAAGGGACAAACCCCGCCAGCACCAACCCGTGGTTCTGTAAAGTCTGGTgcaggaggagatgatggtgatGAGGGTGAGGAGCAGGATGAAGACTCTCCCCCAGCTGATGTCATGGATCTTCTGCCAAggagtgatatcag TGACAAAATCTCTTCCGACCTGGTGTCAAAGATAGGAGATAAAAACTGGAAAATCCGCAAAGAAGGCTTAGATGAAGTTACAACAATCCTTACTGAAGCCAAGTTTATTCTTCCTAATATCGGAGAACTTCCAAGTGCACTGAAGGGTCGACTTAATGACTCAAATAAGATCCTG GTTCAACAGACCTTGGGAATTCTGCAGCAACTTGCCACAGCCATAGGTCCCAATATTAAACAGCATGTTAAGAACTTGGGCATGTCTATTATAACTGTTCTCGGGGACAGCAAG GCAAATGTTAGAGCTACAGCACTCTCAACGCTACATTCATGGGTGGAGCAAACTGGGATGAAGGAATGGCTAGAAGGGGAAGATCTCTCAGAAGAACTTAAAAAAGAAAACCCATTCCTTAGACAAGAG ctTCTTGGATGGTTAACAGTAAAGCTTCCCACCCTGCGGACGGTTCCATCAGATTTACAGCTCTGTGTCCCTTATCTATATGCCTGCCTTGAAGACCGTAATGGAGATGTGCGCAAGAAAGCCCAGGAAGTCCTTCCTATGTTTATGATGCatattggatttgaaaagatgtcTAAAGCCACTGGAAAACTCAAG cCGGCATCTAAAGACCAGGTTCTCGCTATGCTGGAGAAAGCTAAAGCCAGCATGCCAGCCAAACCTGCTCCACCAGCTGGCAAGACCTCTTCCAAACCAGCAGGAGGATCAGCCCCACCCTCTGCCCCTGCAGCTG CTGTGTGTGATTCTGGACCACCTCCTTCAGAGAGCAAGCCTGACCCAAAGAAAACCAGACCTGGTGTCCCAGCATCAAAAGGAAAG ACCCAATCTGTGTCATCAGAGGGCAACACAAGTATGACCCCAACGAAGGTCAACACCAGCATGTCCAAAGCAAAGTCAGCTAAGCAGGCG ATTGTGTCTGCAAAGAAAGTGCCAAGTAAGCCATCAGCGAAGGATGAAGAAGATAGGTCTGGCCCCATTTACATAATAGTTCCCAATGGAAAGGAGCAGAGGGTGAAGGAAGAGAAGGCATTAAAG GTCTTGAAATGGAATTTTCCAGCACCTCGTGATGAGTATATCGAGCAGCTAAAAACTCAAATGTCTACTTGCCTTGCCAAGTGGCTACAGGATGAGTTGTTTCATGCCGATTTCCAGCGCCATATAAAGGCCTTGGCTGTGATGACTGAT CACTTAGAGACAGAGAAGGAAGGCGTCATGAGCTGCTTAGACCTCATTCTTAAATGGTTTACCTTGCGCTTCTTTGATACAAATACCAGTGTCTTGATGAAGGTACTGGAATACCTGAAGCTGCTGTTTACCATGCTTAGCCAAGAGGAATACCATTTTACTGAACTAGAAGCCACCTCATTCATCCCTTATCTGCTACTGAAG GTAGGCGAGCCAAAAGATATTGTACGAAAGGATGTGCGTGCCATTTTGACCAAGATGTGCCAGGTTTACCCAGCTAGCAAgatgtttaactttgtaatggAAGGAATAAAGTCTAAGAACTCCAAGCAAAGAGCTG AGTGCCTGGAGGAACTTGGCTGCCTAGTTGAATCCTATGGAGTGAATGTTTGTCAGCCAACACCTGCCAAAGCTCTGAAGGAGATCGCTGTGCACATTGGGGATCGAGATACCACTGTGCGCAATGCTGCTCTTAATACCATTGTGGCTGTGTACAATGTGCATGGAGAACAAGTCTTCAAACTCATAGGAAAT ctGTCAGAGAaagacttgagcatgctagagGAGAGGATAAAACGTGCTGGTAAGAAGCAGACTGCAGCTGCTCCAGCTAAACCACCAGAAGAGAAACCTCAGCGTGCTCAGAGTGCCAATGCCAGTCTCCTCCGGAAAGCACCTCCTGAAGACATGTCTTCCAAACTGAA TCAAGCCCGGAACATGGGAGGACACCCAGAACCAACTCATACAGTTCCCAGAGAGTTCCAGTTGGATTTGGATGAAATTGAGAATGATAATGGCACAGTGCGGTGTGAGATGCCAGCTTTAGTTCAGCACAAACTGGATGAGATCTTCGAACCAGTCCTGATTCCAGAGCCAAA GATTCGGGCTGTATCACCACACTTTGATGACATGCATAGCAACACTGCTTCTACAATCAACTTTGTGATCTCGCAAGTTGCCAGTGGTGACataaataccagtatacaagcttTAGCTCAG ATTGATGAAGTATTGCGTCAGGAGGATAAGGCAGAAGCCATGTCTGGTCACATAGATCAATTCCTCATCGCCACCTTTATGCAGCTGCGTCTAATATACAACACCCACATGGCAGATGAGCGGCTGGACAAGGATGATATTGTCCGTCTCTACAGTTGCATCATTGGAAACATGATATCG CTTTTTCATATGGAGAGTCTGGCCCGGGAGGCCTCCACTGGAGTTCTGAAGGACCTGATGCATGGTCTCATCACCCTAATGCTTGACTCCAGGGTGGAAGATCTAGAAGAGGGACAGCAAGTTGTGCGTTCAGTCAACCTCCTTGTGGTTAAAGTGCTAGAGAAGTCAGACCAGACTAATATATTGAG TGCTCTTCTGGTGCTGCTTCAAGACAGTCTGCTAGCAACCGCCAGCTCACCCAAGTTCTCAGAGCTAGTTATGAAG TGTCTGTGGAGGATGATTCGGCTCCTCCCTGAAGCCATCAATAACATTAATCTGGACAGAATTCTGCTGGATATCCATAATTTCATGAGGGTCCTTCCCAAAGAGAAGCTAAAGCAACACAAAAGTGAGCTTCCAATGAGGACTCTGAAAACACTGCTGCACACTTTGTGCAAGCTGAAGGGTCCAAAG ATCATGGATCACTTAAGTATGATTGAAAACAAACATGAGTCTGAGCTAGAGGTTCACCTCCTAAGAGTAATGAAGCACTCCATGGATGGCACTGGTTCAAAGTCTGACAAGGAGACAGAGAAAGGAGCATCCCGCACT GAAAAAGTTTCAAAAGCGAATGTTAGTGACTTCTTGGCTGAAATTTTCAAGAAAATTGGATCTAAAGAGAACACAAAGGAG ggtttagcagagctgtatgaGTACAAGAAACAATACTCTGACGCTGACATTGAACCTTTCCTCAAGAACACCTCCCAGTTCTTCCAGAGTTATGTGGAACGTGGTCTCCGTCTCATTGAGATGGAGCGGGAAGGAAAAGCGCGCATCACCGCCTCTACAG GTATGACTCCGCATATGACAGAGATAAATACTGCTCCCACAGTTACCACTAGTGCTCCCCCTGCTACTAATGCTAATGGAGAGGAAGTGGGACCTTCGGTCTACCTGGAGAGGCTGAAAATTCTGCGGCAGAAATGTGGGCTTGATAATGCCAAG CAGGATGAGAGGCCTCCCCTCAGCTCCTTGCTCTCGAAGACCTCTACTCCATCAGTAGTATCCTCCACAGATATGCTGCACAGCAAACTCTCTCAACTCCGAGAATCTCGTGAGCAATTCCAACACTTGGATTTAGACTCCAACCAGACTCTTGCTAGCACCACATCATCCACCTCTTCCTCGGCCACTACAGCCAATATTGATGACCTGAAAAAGAGACTGGAAAGGATTAAAAGCAGTCGGAAGTGA